The Amphiura filiformis unplaced genomic scaffold, Afil_fr2py scaffold_72, whole genome shotgun sequence genomic sequence TTccggtttctcttttgtgtgtttTGTGTGAATTCTTACGTGGCCGGCGCGATCGTAGCTTGTTGAGAAGCATTTCCCACAATACgtacactgatatggtttctctttggtgtgagttctttTAAAGTGTAGTGTGAGTTTCTTTCTCTCAACGAAGGATTTCCcacaatattcacattgatagGATTTTTCTTGGGTATGCCTACCCCTAATGTGAATTTTGAGAGAATGACTTCGTGCAAAGCATtcctgacaatactcacactgatatggtttctctttggtatgagttctttTAAAGTGTAGTGTGAGTTTCTTTCTCTCAACGAAGGATTTCCcacaatattcacattgatagggtttctctAGGGTATGCCTACTCCTAATGTGAATTTTGAGAGAATGACTTCGTGCAAAGCATTCCtgacaatgctcacactgatatggtttttctttggtgtggaTTCTTATGTGCATTGTGAGATCAATGTTTTTAGTGAAGGATTTCCCACAATACTCGCATTGATAGGGTGTCTTTAGCGTGTGGTATCTAATAATGTGCTCTTTTAGATTACCCATGTGTGAATAGCATTtatggcaatactcacactgatatggtttctctttggtgtgagtcctgATATGTACTCCAAGGGCATGCTTctgagcaaaacatttctgacaatactcacactggtgtggtttctctttggtgtgagttctgatatggtatttcaaaattctttttgtCCTGAAACATTTCCCGCAATGTTCACACTGGAAAAGTTTAGGCCTGTGGGTTATTAAATGCTCTTTAAGGTAAATATTgtctgcaaagcatttctgacaatactcacacttgTACGGTTTAACTGTGATATGCATGTGAGATTGAAGGTGCCGTGTCAAATTCGTCTGTGCTGAGAAATGTTTCTGACAATAATCACACTGATAtgttttctctttggtgtgagttttgatgtgtgCTTTGAGCGTGCAATTAGATGCAAAACATGTCTGACAATCGTCACACTGATAGCTTTTCTCTTTGGTGTTAGTTTCAATGTGGTACTGCATGCCACTACTGTGTCCAAATCGTTTTTGACAATActtacactgatagggtttctctttggtgtgagttctcatATGCACTTTAAGGATTCCATtcagtgtaaaacatttctgacaatactcacaccgATATGGTTTCTTCTCATTGGTGCGAGATCTGATATGGTATTTCAATGATCTCTTTGACCTGAAACATTTTCCACAATGATCACACTGACACAGCTTGTGGATTTGACGCAAGTGCTCTTTGAGGCAAATACTATTTGCAAAGTATTTCTGACAATAGTCGCACTGGTTAAGTTTACCTGTGATATGCATGTGAGACTGAAGGTGGTCTGTCAAACTCGGCTGTGTTGATAAGTATTTCCGAGAATAATTACACTGATATGTGTTCTCTTTGGTGTGCGCGTTGACGTGTGCTCTGAGTTTGCAATTggatgcaaaacatttctgacaatcgTCACATT encodes the following:
- the LOC140144684 gene encoding uncharacterized protein; its protein translation is MASMLQPLRCTICRTSFVSFDKLSQHKRRHRMKYSKFLCKETNIYRTCRKEKPFQCGHCQKCFPSKCKLKAHIITHTKEKPYQCEYCQKSCASNYELKIHIRTHTRKNPYQCDYCKKGFASKKKLKAHTRTHNEMKPYQCEYCQKKFAISRSLKRHIKINTEGKRYQCDDCQKCFASNCELKAHIRTHKEVKPYQCEYCQKQFASSRGLKYHIKTNTKGKRYQCDDCQKCFASNCKLRAHVNAHTKENTYQCNYSRKYLSTQPSLTDHLQSHMHITGKLNQCDYCQKYFANSICLKEHLRQIHKLCQCDHCGKCFRSKRSLKYHIRSRTNEKKPYRCEYCQKCFTLNGILKVHMRTHTKEKPYQCKYCQKRFGHSSGMQYHIETNTKEKSYQCDDCQTCFASNCTLKAHIKTHTKEKTYQCDYCQKHFSAQTNLTRHLQSHMHITVKPYKCEYCQKCFADNIYLKEHLITHRPKLFQCEHCGKCFRTKRILKYHIRTHTKEKPHQCEYCQKCFAQKHALGVHIRTHTKEKPYQCEYCHKCYSHMGNLKEHIIRYHTLKTPYQCEYCGKSFTKNIDLTMHIRIHTKEKPYQCEHCQECFARSHSLKIHIRSRHTLEKPYQCEYCGKSFVERKKLTLHFKRTHTKEKPYQCEYCQECFARSHSLKIHIRGRHTQEKSYQCEYCGKSFVERKKLTLHFKRTHTKEKPYQCTYCGKCFSTSYDRAGHVRIHTKHTKEKPECEHCKKCFADKTKLKRHIMDVHIKEKTYQCDHCGKCLSTERSLKCHMIVHSTEKPYQCEYCQKCFSRLYYLKSHIRHIHTKEKPQ